One segment of Chionomys nivalis chromosome 1, mChiNiv1.1, whole genome shotgun sequence DNA contains the following:
- the Tmsb10 gene encoding thymosin beta-10 produces the protein MADKPDMGEIASFDKAKLKKTETQEKNTLPTKETIEQEKRSEIS, from the exons ATGGCAGACAAGCCGGACATGGGGGAAATCGCCAGCTTCGATAAGGCCAAGCTGAAGAAGACCGAGACGCAGGAGAAGAACACCCTGCCGACCAAAGAGA CCATTGAACAGGAAAAGAGGAGTGAAATTTCCTAA